TCACCGAGTTATGTCGAGATGAAGGATTGCGGCCGGAAAAACTTCGCGGCGGCAAAGAACAGAGCAGCGCGGGGGTGGCGGTGCTTGGCTTGGCGCGGCGAGGTAGAACTCGACGCAGGACTTTGGTTAGGGTCTACTATACTAGAACATGGTTGATATAAAGTGTTCTAAGAGATATTTAGGGCGGAGGATGGAGGGAGAGGTGTGGAGTCGATcgcgcacaaggtgttcgaccgacgGGTGATGATGGTTGATGGGATGGATTGGTGAAGCAGAGCTTCGGGTTGTGGGGTTATGGTtgttgatgatcgatgatggacatggaagggattggggtcctatttatagggctagGAGGAATGGATGAGCTTGGGCACCGtcatcgccatggatgagctcGAGCTTTGGATATGGCTAGGGTGGCAGAGGCTGTGAGAGGGCGGGCAAGATCAATTTGAGTGGCGGGAGGCCACGTTTGAATACTTACCGGCGAAGGATTGACTTAACCGCGTGCGAATTCGGCTGGCGATGTGTTGGCGCCAATCCGggcgcgacgcgcggcggcgacgagggtgAAAACAACCGACTTGGGGGTGAATGGTTTAAATTGTGAGAGGGGAAACCACCGTCTAACTTTAATCCAATTGTGCGGCAAGAATTGGCACGATTCACCCGGGGTAGAAGCGAAATCGTACTCGGTGGCAGCTTTGGACGGGCGCGCACGATGTCGAGCGGTGATTTCTTGCGGCGGTGGTCGTCCtagcttcgtcgtcgtcgtgattGGTGCGGCGGTGGTGGTCTAAGGGCGTCGAATGGCTAGCGGCACGCCAAGGCGGTCGGGCACGCGCGATCGATCCGGAGAccgacgcgcggcggctcggcgcgcgACAAAGTTGGACGCCAGGACGGCGCGCGCAagggggaggagaaggccaACTAAACCACAGTTTTTGAGTGGGATGTGGTCCCCTAGGATCAATTCAAGACTTTGCACAAGATTGGGTGGTGATTGGGCTGCTCTAGCTGGGCTGGGCATTTTGTCGAGCACCttgagtgcaatgaacagtgtttTCAGGAATTTTTGAATATTTTCCTAGAAAAGAATGAATTTAATCTATGAATATGAAAGAGTTTCACTAGGGTTTGAAGTATAGCAAATCCTCACTAATATTAGGATAAACTAAGGAAATAATCTATGGtttgaaatttgagagaatttgctcaaattcactAGGGTTTGGAATAAAGGTAATAATTAGGGTAAATTAGTAGGGCTCTAAGAAAGTAATACTTGAACCAATTAAAGAGTCAAATAGATTTTTAAAGCACACTAATTTAAtcaaaagccagcatgatgcagtcaaattttagtttaaaatttgaggatgttacaaggggggagagaggggaagagataaCCCCTCATGCCTAGTcaacacaaaaaaaacattaatttaaaaggggaaagagagagagaggaagagataacCCCTCTTGCCTAGTCAAcacaaaaaatattaatttaatggAAGTTGTATCCCCTGGTAAATAACTACATTTACAGAGTGTCTTTCCCCAAAACTGACTTCGCGCGGTGTCCTAGAGCTAAAACCGCAAAGTCacaatgtcctgtagcaaaatttaccaaaaaaaacaGTGCATAAAATAGATTTATATAACTTGCTTCTGAACCATGCaaaagttacttccaattaacattgaagttacttttaaaaattgttaaacttacTTGGGCTgatttgtgctgattaaatttattttctagatAGAATCATATTTTTAACCCTACAACGAATTTATTTCTAATGTTGtgacaaagttactttctttttgttttaagttacttttataatatatgtaaattacttttagactttattgaatttacttttatatgtctaagaagtaatttagtgaaatttaaaagtaatttagatatattataaaagtactttgtaatttttcatcaaaatgtaatcatgtaagatcttgttataaagatttaattgttacaaatACAACGATGTAATCGGATCGTACATCgtatgagtagtttaagaggaAATGTTATTGGAAGTATAGGTGGTTCCTATTTGCTTGATGAACTAGTAGTATATTTTCAGTAGAGTAATGGCTTCAGTGGTGTCTCGTTGTAAGACTGAACCGAGAGGCTTCTTGGTTTAGATTTGGCGCTAAAGTATTTAATATCACATGTaagtgtgccacatcatcaccctctAGAAATTATTgtctaaaatattttaaatattatgcaaatatgacatatcatttataattttgttgtatttttagaatttaatatacaagcaatgtcaaatcattatctctacatcattttcacattatttaaatGTATGCATCTACCATTTCTATAACATATAGcatatattcatccatatatTCCGTAGCAAAGCGCGGGATATCAACTAGTAAAACTGTAATATCATATCTGTATCCCTCAACCTAAAACCATATATAACAACTCCATCAACTATTAATACCGTGTAAAATGACTCCTTCAATTGTTTTATAGTGTTTTTTTGCTAACGTGGCATCCTACATGACACTTTGACCAGGTCGTGTACTAACTTGGCAGCTACTTGGCATATAGGTGGCAATACAGTCaagaacaaataaaaaatatatgtgggaaCCACATGTCAGTGAACGCTTTCTCATTTATCCTCTCACCTCTTCTCTCTCATTCATATGTGTCCTCTATCTCCTAGGTCAGGGTGGCGATCGGCGGCAAGTCCCgcgcgagctcgagctcggcctCGATTGGCGTGTGCGACGGGAGGCAACATCGGGCCGAGATGGCGCCACCGCGGACGAAGCCCTATCCCCACCATTAGCATTTACCGCCTTGTCGATGACAATAGAGGACAACAGAGGGAGAGGCTGAAGCTGAGACCATCACCACCACTAAGGCCGCCTTCAAGGCAATCCCGTCGCTCGAGGCCGGCAGCATCCTTGCAGGGAGGGAGCCACGGAGGAGCGTCGGAtggggctgccgccgccgccaccgaggagAGCCACATCACTCTCCAATGAGTGGTTCAGATCTGACCATAAGAGGAGGTGGTGACTGCTCTGGCAACCTGATCCACTGGGAAGTAGGAGTAGGGAGGCGGTGGTCTCGTCTCCAACTCTAGCGCGACATTACCACCAACTTTGGTGCGACATTACCACCAACTCTGGCGTGACATCACCAACACAGATGCCATCCACCATGACCACCACTACCGGTGCTCACAATAGTCCATCGCACTCCTGACGCTGTCCCGACGGCAAGCTCGAGGTGGCTAGCCAACCGGAGGGAGGCGACACGGTCGTCGCGTCGAGGAGCCACTACCACGGCTTGATGCTCCGGTTCTCCCATTACCGCATCAAGGAGCCATCGCTGCAGTCGCCGTGACATCGAGGAGCCGAAGCTGCAGCCTGCTGCTTCAGTTCTCCCATCACCGTTGGGCCTCCTCGCTATCATCGAGACTGAGGTAGATGTAGAGAATACAAAggcatggtggtggtggcaagcGTGAGGGCGAGCAGATCCAGAAGTGTTATTATTTAAAATCAATATATGTGCAAGAAATGTTAGTTCTCCCTTTAATTATTATGATAGttgacggtcgaaattggtATTTAACAACTATTAAACAGTCACCAAGTCTAATTTGGCCTCCGAAGACATCACTATCTTAAAACTAACTTAGCCtcttcatgccaactccgatttgaGTGATCATAGATTTTTTGAAAGCTTATCTCGTCGCTTTTCAAACACATCCGGTCTTATATCAAAATTCATACCGAGTTAACAGGAATCGTTAAAACATGACAATGTTATTACTGAGACCGAACTTATACCTCGGGCCTTTtaatagactaggcccatctcggGAGCGCTTCTCTTCACCTCCACGAACGAGCACTGATCCctacctctattttttttctttatgaaTATCTATGTACATCCTCTAGTCCTCGGTCGTTTAGTCGGTGACTATAGATCCAGAGTCTCAATAGTTGGTGTTTTGATTTGTCGGATCGATTAGATCTCTTTCTTTGTGCTTAATTACATATTCGTCATATTTAATTTTCATCTTACCTTATTTTTATAGTGTTCTCTTGTTTGCATTGCATGGATCATCAACCATGTGTGGTACaacatcgtttgtggtgtagcggTTGCACGGCCTTCTGAACTTGTTGTGGTTGGTAGCCACATTGCAAACGTCGCATTCGATCAAAGTAAGATTTATCCCCTCTTCAGAAGATCGAGCCACGAGAGAGCGTTTTCACTTTTGTATGTCCTACTGCTTTGTGAAAaagtatattatattttatagtaAAATTAGGCAGATGCTATGCATTGCAACCAGATTTAAGAGAAGACTAGCAGCTATATTACctgcattaaaaaaaatgaccagCCTATTGCATGATACTGTCATTGTTTTTGTGTGTATGGTATTGCTTCAAACACCCGCTCTAATTAGAATTTTTGTCTACTTTGGCCTTTGGGTATGGTTTGCTGCTTGAACCGTGGTTTCTAATATAGTGCTTTTGTTTCGGGGTTTGTCTCAGTTTCTGAATCCTGATTTGATTTGTGTGCTTTAGACTTGCTGCGTGAGCTTTGATCATGTACCAAGTTGGCATTGCCATTGCCTCATTGTTTTCCTCTTGGGTTTGTGTCCATGCAGAGCTGCTAGAAGGAAATTTAGTCGAGTTACACGCACCTATCTGGTGATCTGTAGGTTAAAATCATGAGTGGTTATGTATCATATATATGTGATACGTATTTGGCCATTCCAATCGAAGGTGTGCAATAATTCCTGCAGCTGAGTTTGTCGAATGTTGCCAAGACTACTGATTCAAGTGAGAAGTGACACAGCAAGCAACCCTTAACCAGTGGCACTTGTAGCAAGTACTTTCTTATTCAGGCTGAAGAAGTGATGTATCTAGAGTGTTGGGTTGCTGCTTCTTTGGTCTTTGCTAGTGCCAAATGCGGTAGCAACTAGCACGTATGGCAAATTGGCAATGCATGACGTTACTATTAGGAAATAGGAGGTGATCTTCTACTACTGATGTGAGATTTTAATGCAGGTAAGGCTGCTTATTCAAGAATAtactatataatataaaatcCAGTGTGCTAGCTACCGGTAGTACAGCTGCTGCTGTCTTTTTATTTCAGAGTTTGTGTATGCATGGCCCGTATGCGTGGAGTCCATAAAATTCATACACaaccttttttttcatatggcTGGGAACCTTGGTGATGGTTTTTACCATCAAGAGTTTGATGAAGGGGTAGGATTGTTTGATATTGATATGTTACTTTTTGGTGGAGTTCCCGGTAACTACTTTCTGGGTGTGCTTATGGTTATGATGCTGATATGGTGATGgtggggtggaggaggaggtggaggtccACTGTACAACGGTGCCGACATCTATGGGCTGCATCCAGATAGTATGTTTTTTATTCTCTTATTTCTCTTTCAAGGAAACATCTTAACCATaatacaatttatttttttgctgtTAGATTTTAATCGCTACATTGTGAGATTTAAGGGAGTTACCGAAGACATAAATGGTTGGCAGATGTTGTGTATTATGTCTAATCCTACTAATTTTACCAACTCCAGATAATGATGGCCTCCGTGGTATGCTGCACTCtatcagtttcctttttttcacctctatttttttatttgtatgtCTTAATAATCTGCTTCTGGGATGTTTGTTTTCACCTTTATTTTCTATCTGTTGTTACTGTTGTTGTTGTGTCTTAATGATCTGCTCCTAGTGGATATGGATCCAAATgttgaagaagaagacgaaCAATTGGTCCAGGATAACCATAAGTGGCAGTTTGTCAGGGATTATCCAAGATGAAGGTAAAGACACATCTAATAATCTAAAGCTGCCTCTTTTGTTAGCTTTTGATTGGTCCACTTAGCGTCCCCTACTTTGgagaaaaatcataaatttatGCTGAGAAAAAACAACTAACATTcatatgtgagaaaaaatctAGAGAAAAATATCACATTAGGATTCTAGAGGCTTCCAAAACTATTTTCCATTTCCAACCGCATGAACTTCTACTCCTTTGCCTTCTATAAATATACCACGCCTAACTCTACAATATATAATAAACCTAAAATtattaagcaaaaaaaaatctaaaacaacGAATTTACATTCATTTTCCTTCTTTAAATATCCTACGCCTACTCGGTATTACTCATATAACTCTAGAATATATAGTAAACCCAAAATTAttacacaaaaaaaatccaaaacaaagaaagaaaacaacctTGTTTTCATCATAGGATCATTAATACCTacttagcaaaaaaaaattgtgttttCTTCTTACATAGGATATGTCAAAAAAACTGAATATACTAAATGATGATCTTTCGAAAATTCAAATACACAAGTAAATATATTTAAACCAATTAATTCTGATGAatctcaaaatttattttacttGTTTGGATTCATTAAAAGTTATGTATAAAATGACACATTAAatttattagtttttcttgaCATAACATACAAGTTCTAATTTTTTGTGACAAATATGTTTTTCACTTTTAtacataataaataaattatttataCATACATtcataaatgtttttttaatatcatACAAACATTCGTTAAAACTAAAATAATGGTTCACAATTTTGTTTtatgaaaattctaaaatttcaaataagaaaagaagtactccctctgtattttaatgtatgacgccgttgactgtTTGatcaatatttgaccattcgtcttatttaaaaaatttaaacttaTCAGTCAGCAAGACCAGTGTATTTTAATCTGCTAGATTACTATTAAACTACCAGTCATGAGATTACTGTTAAACTGCCAGTCATGATTAGTCTGCTGCCTAGCCTACTGCAGGTGGATATGAAGATGAAAAAATGTGTCTTTCCCTTCTTCTTGGATAATCCCTGACAAATTGCCACTTATGGTTATCCTGGACCAattgttcatcttcttcagcattTGGATCCATATCCACTACGAACAGAAACACGCCCTCTGCAAACATCCCAGAAGCAGATTATTATGACACAACAACATCAACAACAGATAGAAAATAAAGGTGAAAACAAACATCCTAGAAGCAGATTATTAAGAGACATAAATAGAAAAATAgaggtgaaaaaaaagagaaactcaTAGTGTTTCATACCACAGAAACCATCATTATCTAGAGCtagtaaaattataaaatagaggtgaaaaaaaagagaaactcaTAGAGTGCTTCATACCACAGAGATCATCATTATCTGGAGCTAGTAAAATTATTAGGATTAGACATAATACACAACATCTGTCAACCATTTATGTCTTTGGTAACTCCCTTAAATATCACAATGTAGCGATTGAAATCtaacagaaaaaaataaattatatggtTAAAATGTTTCCTTgaaaaagaataaaagaatCAGAAACATACTATCTAGAAGCAGCCCATGATGTCGGCACCGCTGTACGGTggacctccacctcctcctccacccccaccaccaccttACATCATAACCATAAGCACACCCAAAAATTAGTTATCAGCAATGGGAACTCCACCAAAAAGTAACATATCAATATCAATCAAACAATCCTACCCCTTCATCAAACCATTGATGGAAAAAACCATCACAAAGATTCCCAgccatatgcaaaaaaaaaggttgtgtATGAATTTTATAGACTCCACGCATACGGGCCATGCATACACAAACTCTGAAATAAAAAGACAGCAGCAGCTGTACTACCGGTAGCTAGCACACTGgattttatattatatagtaTATTCTTGAACAAGCAGCCTTACCTGCATTAAAATCCCATATCAAAGAAGTTAATGATGGCTGGATTTCTTGTTCAACAAACGATTGTCATAAGCATTTGATTGTCAAAACATCAATTTTTACTAATTAAAAATGTTAAGATGTTAAACAATGCAACTCTTAATGTGTTTTAAGCATTCTTTCAACATCAGATAAGAAGTACATCCGAGAACAATAGACTCACAGTTATTTATCCTTCTTCTGAGAAGCTCTATATTTTGACCAATCGTCTAAGGTTTTCCGGTGAACAGCATTCatttttatctttcttttttctcggaTGATGTTTTCTGCATCCTTCCAGTTTTCAGCAATGCCCAATGCTACTAGAACTGCACACACAACACAAGCGCTTCTTCCATGACCTGATGCAGTCATGCACAAGACATAAGAGTGCACACACAATATTCAAACGTAATTAGCAGCTGCAATTATGTACAAAACTAGATTATAGAACTACAGTCCTTATGTCAACGTTAAAAAAAGGTGGAATATATGAAGAGAGATAGGTCGTTACTAACCAAACGCACAATGTACATAAACTGGTTTTCCTTTAGCTCTCTTTTCACATGCCCAGCGTGCCGCAAATTCAATTTGGGATATCGTCGGGGCTCTTGTATCCCAAGTAGGAACACAAAGATACTCATTTGTTGGGACAAAATCACTTCTTGGCAACTCACAAGTGCAATCAATAACAGAGGGGTCTCCTGGGGGCAAATGCTTCAACATAAACGGCCATCCTCCTAGATAAACGCCTTCAGTGATCATGTTATACACAGCCTCCTTCTTCCTCATATGTCTCTTCATAGTTGCATATACCCGGGCAAGTATCAAGAAAGGACCAAAAAGTACACTTGACCAAATTGGAAACCTCCCCTTTGAATTCTTTCCCAACATCCAAGGTATGTTGATGGAATTGTGGGATGCAACAGCGATGATATAGGCAATTGTACTGGTGGCTAGGAAAGGAACCGCGACAATTCTTAAGCCAATCTTCCACAGACCAACAGACGTGACCAGAAGAGATGTTCCAGCGATGCCAATCACCTTGGATATCCCCATTATCGCCCGCTTGAACTAAAACCTCTTCTTTTGGATTATGAAGGTCAGATCTGTATCAAGATTTGCATCAGTGGATTCTTGCAATAGAACGGCGAAAAACAAAAGGTAGTTTTGGCATGTACGGAGTCTTGAATTACATCTAATTAAGATATGGATAGTTCAGGAAAATTCGTAACAGTTGATATGGATTATAAAGCAAAATTCACAACCAATTTAGCAGCGAGCATCAATTAACAGTTACATAAGTGGTGTAAGCTTGACCAATGCAGGCAATGAGGCAAGTGCCAATTCTTAAAAAGACAAGAACAGATAAAATGTTCTAGCTAGCATCAATCATGTTATTACGCAAAATTGTactaaaccaaaaaaaatacctAGGGCATGACAATGTAAAAGTACTAATTTATTGAAGGCACCAACAATGAATCAGCCAACCAAAAAAACAATCCATAAAACTGGAACATGTAACAAACAGGATGGATCAAGAACCAGCAACGGGCAGCATCAGCCAAGTAGTAGCGGACCTAACACGGGGAGCAGGGGATTCAGCGCGAGGAGGTGAGGCCGCACAGGGGA
This genomic window from Oryza sativa Japonica Group chromosome 12, ASM3414082v1 contains:
- the LOC107279577 gene encoding uncharacterized protein; translated protein: MGISKVIGIAGTSLLVTSVGLWKIGLRIVAVPFLATSTIAYIIAVASHNSINIPWMLGKNSKGRFPIWSSVLFGPFLILARVYATMKRHMRKKEAVYNMITEGVYLGGWPFMLKHLPPGDPSVIDCTCELPRSDFVPTNEYLCVPTWDTRAPTISQIEFAARWACEKRAKGKPVYVHCAFGHGRSACVVCAVLVALGIAENWKDAENIIREKRKIKMNAVHRKTLDDWSKYRASQKKDK